In one window of Chloroflexota bacterium DNA:
- a CDS encoding 4Fe-4S dicluster domain-containing protein: MLKSNRYDPGFAAEVAAEPGGEYLWRCFSCGTCVATCPIRWWNADYNPRRIVRMIVLGLRNEVLASPAVWFCSACDNCYERCPQGVRISELMRAIRNIAIREGKRPWRTPAQVNERVCSACGVCVEVCPYDAIELVSKRVLGQEKKVAQVNATLCMGCGLCGASCRSAAIDVTDFSDDEIIAQIRGLSERVLIPVEVTR, encoded by the coding sequence ATGCTGAAATCAAACCGCTACGATCCAGGCTTTGCAGCAGAGGTCGCGGCTGAACCCGGCGGCGAATACTTGTGGCGTTGTTTCTCCTGCGGCACCTGTGTGGCTACCTGCCCCATTCGCTGGTGGAATGCGGACTATAACCCCCGCCGCATTGTGCGTATGATAGTCTTGGGCCTACGAAATGAGGTTCTCGCTAGCCCGGCGGTCTGGTTCTGCTCAGCCTGTGATAATTGTTACGAGCGCTGCCCACAAGGGGTACGCATTTCCGAGTTAATGAGGGCGATCCGCAACATCGCCATTCGCGAGGGAAAACGACCGTGGCGGACCCCAGCACAAGTGAATGAACGGGTGTGCTCCGCCTGCGGCGTGTGTGTGGAAGTTTGTCCATACGATGCCATCGAACTGGTTTCCAAACGGGTTTTGGGGCAAGAGAAAAAGGTGGCCCAGGTGAACGCCACGCTGTGCATGGGCTGTGGGTTGTGTGGGGCCTCTTGTCGGAGTGCAGCGATTGATGTAACTGACTTCAGTGACGACGAAATCATCGCTCAAATTCGGGGCTTGAGTGAGCGGGTGCTGATTCCAGTGGAGGTCACACGATGA
- a CDS encoding 4Fe-4S dicluster domain-containing protein gives MVHKYIVCDPDKCVGCQTCELICSATKEGVFDPLKSRIRVVRIEPVVMMSVSCRNCEDAPCVIACPRDALSQSPETGTILVDKDKCNGCGWCVSACEFGAIMLDSATKVVAMCDLCADQEGPQCVAYCPKEALSLSTPDIVAQKSRREAVAKLLKELL, from the coding sequence ATGGTACACAAATACATCGTCTGTGATCCCGACAAATGCGTCGGATGCCAAACGTGCGAGTTGATTTGTTCGGCAACGAAAGAGGGCGTTTTCGACCCCTTGAAATCCCGCATCCGTGTCGTGCGTATCGAGCCGGTGGTCATGATGTCGGTCTCCTGCCGCAACTGCGAGGATGCGCCTTGCGTCATCGCCTGCCCCAGAGACGCCCTCTCGCAAAGCCCGGAGACAGGCACTATCTTGGTGGACAAAGACAAGTGCAACGGGTGCGGTTGGTGCGTTTCGGCGTGCGAGTTTGGAGCGATCATGCTCGACTCGGCCACCAAGGTCGTGGCAATGTGTGATCTCTGCGCCGATCAGGAGGGACCGCAGTGCGTGGCGTACTGTCCCAAGGAGGCTCTGAGCTTGTCCACGCCTGATATTGTGGCGCAGAAGTCTCGCCGTGAAGCGGTGGCCAAGTTACTGAAAGAGTTGCTATAA
- a CDS encoding 4Fe-4S dicluster domain-containing protein, whose product MKIIAKEKWPDFVAKLIEDYEVYAPVEAGEAITFQKIREPKEGQWHYANTTTSAKGVFLPQTETLFCYEMNNGHVKLEPIEDVAKDRVLLAVRPCDARAVSILDRVFDTEEKPDVYYVNRRRRTTIVALGCNVPRSTCFCTAVGGDPFGKEGADVLLTDLGDRYLAEPLTPRGEALLSTAHFREATQKERSDAKRIATHARKQMAPLPDTTSLPSALGGMIEAPIWQALQERCLGCAVCAYVCPTCYCFDIVDEVCDATSGKRVRNWDCCQFAVYTLEASGHNPRPTGRERMRQRVMHKFNYMAMGGAPLGCVGCGRCVISCPVNIDIREILGAITAAKAT is encoded by the coding sequence ATGAAGATCATTGCCAAAGAGAAGTGGCCAGACTTCGTCGCTAAGTTGATAGAAGACTACGAAGTATATGCACCGGTTGAGGCAGGAGAGGCCATCACATTTCAGAAAATCCGCGAGCCGAAAGAGGGTCAGTGGCATTATGCAAATACCACGACGTCGGCCAAAGGGGTCTTTCTACCACAAACGGAGACGCTATTCTGCTATGAAATGAACAACGGCCATGTGAAACTCGAGCCCATAGAGGACGTGGCGAAAGATAGGGTGTTGCTGGCCGTACGTCCATGTGATGCGCGCGCCGTTAGCATCCTGGACCGAGTGTTCGACACGGAGGAAAAACCAGACGTCTATTACGTGAACCGGCGCCGACGGACGACCATTGTAGCCTTAGGATGCAACGTTCCCCGAAGCACCTGTTTCTGCACTGCCGTGGGGGGAGATCCCTTTGGCAAAGAGGGGGCCGATGTGTTGCTCACTGACCTCGGGGATCGCTACCTGGCCGAACCCCTCACGCCACGAGGAGAGGCTTTACTGAGCACCGCGCATTTCCGCGAAGCCACCCAAAAAGAGCGCAGTGATGCCAAACGGATAGCCACCCATGCCCGCAAACAAATGGCGCCTCTCCCGGATACAACCAGCCTGCCGTCAGCCCTGGGCGGTATGATAGAGGCGCCCATCTGGCAAGCGCTCCAGGAACGCTGCTTAGGGTGCGCCGTCTGCGCTTACGTCTGCCCAACTTGCTATTGCTTCGACATCGTAGATGAGGTATGCGACGCGACATCCGGAAAACGAGTCCGCAACTGGGACTGTTGTCAATTCGCTGTCTACACACTGGAGGCATCGGGGCACAACCCGCGACCTACTGGTCGGGAGCGGATGCGCCAGCGAGTTATGCACAAGTTTAACTACATGGCGATGGGTGGTGCGCCATTGGGATGCGTTGGTTGCGGACGGTGTGTGATCAGTTGTCCAGTCAATATTGACATCCGAGAAATATTAGGCGCTATCACCGCCGCGAAAGCAACATGA
- a CDS encoding 4Fe-4S dicluster domain-containing protein encodes MADITRRIQSEARRLLESGEVEAVIGFEKGSLPLRARPTFIRRPEDVETLVWNGFCENNLARYLLKVRDQRVGIVAKGCDTRAIVALMAERQVDRDRIFIIGVPCNGMVDSRQVAKAVPGEITEVEVKGQRIFARGKDFEMILPRRKYLHSSCQACEYPNPVIYDVLVAKPVESKGDLSILTDQFESLSHEERWTYFASESERCIRCYACREACPMCYCNECFVDHTMPRWSETGVTPSGLQFWHIVRAYHQTGRCVTCGACERACPMGIKLVYLMARLNEDVRELFEFETGLNPEAVPPLATFQSDKEREIATQIEAGAPKT; translated from the coding sequence ATGGCGGATATCACACGGAGAATTCAAAGTGAGGCTCGCCGCTTGTTAGAGAGCGGCGAGGTTGAGGCTGTGATCGGCTTCGAGAAGGGGTCTCTACCTCTCCGGGCAAGGCCGACCTTTATTCGCAGGCCCGAAGATGTAGAAACCCTAGTGTGGAACGGCTTTTGCGAGAATAATCTAGCTCGCTACCTGCTTAAGGTAAGGGATCAGAGGGTAGGCATTGTGGCCAAGGGTTGCGACACACGAGCGATCGTCGCCCTTATGGCAGAGCGGCAAGTGGATCGCGATCGGATTTTCATCATTGGTGTGCCTTGCAACGGCATGGTAGATAGCCGTCAAGTGGCTAAGGCGGTGCCTGGCGAGATCACAGAGGTTGAGGTGAAAGGCCAGAGGATTTTCGCGCGCGGAAAGGACTTCGAGATGATTCTGCCGCGCAGGAAGTATCTACACTCCTCTTGCCAAGCCTGCGAATATCCCAACCCAGTGATCTACGACGTGCTCGTAGCCAAACCGGTGGAGTCAAAAGGAGACCTGTCTATTCTCACAGACCAGTTCGAGTCCCTCTCCCACGAGGAACGCTGGACATATTTTGCATCGGAATCCGAACGCTGTATTCGTTGCTACGCTTGCCGTGAGGCATGCCCAATGTGCTATTGCAACGAGTGTTTTGTAGACCACACGATGCCCCGCTGGTCAGAGACTGGTGTCACCCCGAGTGGCCTGCAATTCTGGCATATAGTGCGAGCCTACCACCAGACAGGACGCTGCGTGACTTGTGGCGCCTGCGAGCGCGCTTGCCCGATGGGGATCAAACTCGTGTACCTGATGGCTCGATTGAATGAAGACGTGCGCGAGCTCTTCGAATTCGAGACCGGATTGAATCCCGAGGCCGTTCCACCACTGGCTACCTTCCAATCAGATAAGGAACGCGAAATCGCTACCCAAATAGAAGCAGGGGCCCCGAAAACATGA
- a CDS encoding hydrogenase iron-sulfur subunit encodes MSIESEWQPRLLVFLCNWSLYTPSDREEVDRVAENPNIRVIRVPCSGRVNPLFILNALQNGRDGVLVVGCNPGQCHYKDGNYLSERKLITLRRFLEYVGIEPERIQFAWVNEAERHQFPRLIQSMTENLSQLGQSQRFRRVC; translated from the coding sequence ATGAGCATAGAGAGCGAATGGCAGCCTCGCCTCCTGGTTTTCCTCTGCAACTGGTCGTTATATACCCCCAGTGATCGGGAGGAAGTGGATCGTGTGGCAGAGAACCCAAACATTCGAGTTATTCGGGTGCCCTGTTCCGGGCGGGTGAATCCACTCTTCATCCTCAACGCGCTGCAAAATGGCCGGGATGGGGTTCTTGTCGTAGGGTGCAATCCGGGACAATGTCATTACAAAGACGGGAATTACCTGAGCGAGCGCAAGCTGATCACTCTCCGACGTTTTTTGGAATACGTGGGTATTGAGCCGGAGAGGATTCAATTCGCCTGGGTCAACGAAGCGGAACGACATCAGTTCCCAAGATTGATTCAGAGTATGACAGAAAATCTGAGCCAATTAGGTCAATCTCAGCGCTTTCGAAGAGTATGTTAG